A genomic window from Oceanispirochaeta sp. M1 includes:
- a CDS encoding transketolase: MDNKLISELESLAVDLRYLILKTTHNAGVGHTGGSLSMVEILSCLYFHIMNIDPDDPAKEERDRFILSKGHTTPGYYSALARRGYFPESELKTFDQMGSRLQAHPDMNKCPGVDYSSGSLGQGLSIGIGMALGGQAAGRHFNTFVLMGDGESQEGQVWEAAMYAGAHNVKNIIAIVDYNKVQLAAKTADTLDLEPLDQKWKAFNWSVLQCDGNSMEKVLKTLLQAVDMSRKGPVVLLAHTTKGKGVSFMEDTFEWHGKAPNKEELKQALTELGCLDREEL; the protein is encoded by the coding sequence ATGGATAATAAATTGATATCTGAACTTGAAAGCCTGGCAGTGGATCTGAGGTATCTTATCTTAAAGACGACTCATAATGCCGGTGTCGGCCATACGGGGGGCTCCCTCTCAATGGTGGAAATCCTCAGCTGCCTCTATTTTCATATTATGAATATTGATCCAGATGATCCTGCAAAGGAAGAGAGGGATCGTTTCATATTATCCAAAGGGCATACCACACCGGGGTATTACTCGGCTCTGGCAAGACGCGGTTATTTTCCTGAATCAGAGCTTAAGACCTTTGATCAGATGGGTTCAAGACTTCAGGCACATCCGGATATGAATAAATGCCCGGGAGTAGATTACTCTTCAGGTTCTCTTGGACAGGGCCTGTCTATCGGCATAGGAATGGCTCTTGGAGGACAGGCTGCAGGCAGGCATTTCAACACCTTTGTTCTAATGGGTGATGGAGAAAGCCAGGAAGGTCAGGTCTGGGAGGCAGCCATGTATGCCGGTGCCCACAATGTGAAAAATATTATTGCTATTGTTGACTACAACAAAGTTCAACTTGCAGCCAAAACAGCGGATACCCTCGACTTGGAACCCCTTGATCAAAAATGGAAGGCCTTCAACTGGTCTGTACTACAGTGTGATGGAAATAGTATGGAAAAGGTTCTCAAGACTCTGCTTCAGGCTGTGGATATGAGCCGTAAGGGTCCGGTAGTCCTGCTGGCACATACGACCAAAGGTAAGGGTGTCAGTTTTATGGAAGATACATTTGAATGGCATGGAAAAGCACCCAATAAAGAAGAATTGAAACAGGCCCTAACGGAACTTGGTTGTCTGGACAGGGAGGAATTATGA